In one Staphylococcus lutrae genomic region, the following are encoded:
- a CDS encoding M17 family metallopeptidase, which translates to MPSQQIETPAVIVAGVPEHLNQYSKDVKDDTTFFEALTELKAHQVINAKKGAVSSTAILLEGQMHRIVTVGLGNTNQLQDHDYLQIWGALFRFLQQTTVTQINFKVHTFLTKSVSSEVIFKLMGLQSEQALYQFDDYKSHKKPAFRLQMGGNCAQLADYSPFIEGGQKLGRAINKARDLSNMPPNIMTPSYLAETVAHYFKDTTVKVQVKDADQIQQEGFGLVQAVGKGSIHSPRIITLEYHGDTDQDAPLIALVGKGITYDSGGYSIKSKTGLPTMKFDMCGAANVIGMVEAIHALKIKVNIVAVIAAAENMIANNAMKPDDVFTALSGETVEVPNTDAEGRLVLADAVYYANQYQPTMIMDFATLTGAAIVALGEDKAAVFQERVQPDILDAIFKHSRVYEEPVFELPITATERQNIKASDVADLTNHVNAHGKALFAAAFITHFSGQTPHMHFDIAGPATMNKASYKGPKGPTGFMIATIVTWLKSEYGCKATR; encoded by the coding sequence ATGCCTTCACAACAAATAGAGACACCTGCAGTCATTGTGGCTGGGGTACCAGAACATTTAAATCAGTATTCTAAAGATGTCAAAGATGATACGACGTTTTTTGAAGCGCTCACTGAATTAAAAGCACACCAAGTCATCAACGCTAAAAAAGGTGCAGTTTCTTCAACAGCAATCTTGCTAGAGGGACAAATGCATCGCATAGTGACAGTAGGACTTGGGAATACCAATCAATTGCAAGACCATGACTACTTGCAAATATGGGGGGCGTTATTCCGATTTTTACAGCAAACAACAGTGACACAAATCAATTTCAAGGTACATACATTTTTGACGAAATCAGTTTCATCAGAAGTGATTTTTAAATTAATGGGTCTTCAAAGTGAGCAAGCCCTCTATCAATTTGATGATTATAAATCTCATAAAAAACCAGCCTTTCGTCTTCAAATGGGGGGCAATTGTGCGCAATTGGCAGACTATTCTCCATTCATTGAAGGTGGACAAAAGTTGGGACGCGCGATTAATAAGGCACGAGATTTAAGCAATATGCCACCTAATATTATGACGCCAAGTTATTTGGCTGAAACAGTGGCGCATTATTTTAAAGATACAACTGTAAAAGTTCAAGTGAAAGATGCGGATCAAATTCAACAAGAAGGATTTGGTTTAGTTCAAGCAGTCGGAAAGGGCTCTATTCACTCACCAAGGATTATCACGCTTGAATATCATGGAGATACCGATCAAGACGCGCCCTTGATTGCACTCGTCGGAAAGGGCATTACATATGATTCCGGGGGGTACTCAATTAAGTCTAAAACGGGCCTTCCGACAATGAAATTTGATATGTGTGGTGCAGCAAATGTGATAGGGATGGTGGAAGCCATTCATGCACTTAAAATTAAAGTGAATATCGTGGCGGTGATTGCAGCGGCTGAAAATATGATTGCGAATAATGCGATGAAACCTGATGATGTATTTACAGCATTGAGTGGTGAGACCGTCGAAGTCCCTAATACTGATGCGGAAGGGCGATTGGTTTTAGCGGACGCGGTGTATTATGCCAATCAGTATCAACCAACGATGATTATGGATTTTGCTACATTAACGGGGGCCGCGATCGTTGCTTTAGGTGAAGATAAGGCAGCCGTTTTTCAAGAGCGGGTGCAGCCTGACATATTAGACGCGATTTTTAAACATTCTCGAGTTTATGAAGAACCAGTGTTTGAACTGCCTATCACCGCGACAGAACGCCAAAATATTAAGGCTTCTGATGTCGCAGATTTAACAAACCATGTCAATGCACATGGTAAAGCCTTATTTGCTGCCGCCTTTATCACGCATTTTAGTGGTCAAACGCCGCATATGCATTTTGACATTGCAGGCCCTGCGACAATGAATAAGGCGTCGTATAAAGGGCCAAAAGGGCCTACAGGTTTTATGATTGCAACAATTGTGACATGGTTGAAGTCGGAATATGGTTGTAAAGCAACGCGTTGA